ACCTCCTGCTTCATGTTGCCGTGGAGACGCAGGAAGCTGAGCCGAGGCTTCTGATTGGTGGAGGAGCCGCAGAGGACGGAGGTGAAGAGTGAGTGGAGGAATTCGACGGCCTCGCAGCTCGACACGAACACGATCAGCTTGTTGTTCTGAGaaaactaaacaacaacaacaacaacaacagtgtgtCGTCATGGTGACCATTTACTGATGATCTGCTGTCGACCAATCAGATCACTGCAGCTGTAAAGCTCCTGAGCCGGTGAATAAAAACAAGCGTCTGCTTGTGTTTGATTGGCTCTCCTTGTGTTTGATTGGCTCTTCTTGTGTTTGATTGGCTCTCCTTGTGTTTGATTGGCTCACCTTGCATTTGCCGAGGATGAAGGCAGCCAGACAGACCAGTCGGATCTTACTGGGAACCACcaccacaaactgctgcagagcctCCGGCACAGCGaagctctctgattggctggctgtagcagggtcagaggtcagggcgGAGCTGGAGGCAGTGAGGTCGGAGGAGGCGGGGCCAGACACGTGGATGCTGACGGGGTCGTTGAGACAAACGTCTGCTAACCGAGTCACACCTGGAACACAGCCTTTATTCAGTTATTaggttttttatatttttatattttacacactcagcataTTAAACATACTATAACTTTAATTTTTGCGTATTCATGCTAATTGTCTATAAGGgtattt
The nucleotide sequence above comes from Plectropomus leopardus isolate mb unplaced genomic scaffold, YSFRI_Pleo_2.0 unplaced_scaffold23762, whole genome shotgun sequence. Encoded proteins:
- the ddx31 gene encoding probable ATP-dependent RNA helicase DDX31, which translates into the protein VTRLADVCLNDPVSIHVSGPASSDLTASSSALTSDPATASQSESFAVPEALQQFVVVVPSKIRLVCLAAFILGKCKFSQNNKLIVFVSSCEAVEFLHSLFTSVLCGSSTNQKPRLSFLRLHGNMKQEERSEVFQQLSVSQSGVLLCTDVAARGLDLPQVTWIVQYTPPTMAAEYVHRVGRTARIGGRGSSLLFLTPAETAFITELANHNISLSEMKLQDILSNLMMDDTYKGRGKYYSEVRRRRPLRLDG